ATATAAGGACATTTTAGGACCTAGGTTGAGGAACTGTTTAGGGTAAACTGTTTTGTTTATGCTTTGTGTCCCGTCTTTGTAGATACAACACAATGATAGTAATGCAGTATGGTGGTAAAACgggatatatctatatatagagtTCTGGTATGCGGTTGTTTTTGGGCTGGTTTTGTCACACAAACTATATGCAACCCTGACCACCACCTCATTCGGAGTAGGAAGTTAAATACCGTAGAAATACTACTTGTGTCACTGAAGCCTCAACGAATATTTTGCCAacttaaaaagattaaaaaaaaaagttaagatGTAGTTTTGTCCATGACAGGAACCGAAAGCCAATCACTttctacactcacacacctacaATGTGTTCCTCAGCTCATATACTATAAGGACAATACAATCTCTCCCTTCATTTTTACTGTGTCAAACCTCCCAGCAAGacatattttcaaatataatacattttagtgTATGCTTAACGTCTTTAATAAAGTTTTGTACATTTGAACACCCAAATTATTTCAGTGCTTTGAACCAGTTTCAAGACGAGGCAGGAAGGATCATAACTTTAATCTGGATTAACCTGTTCAGTTTCATAAAgtgtttggtcagaaacattaGGTTTCAGATGTACGCAGTCAAGCAGAATTATTTTTGtgtaacaaaataataaagaaataaaggatCAATTCTTCTTTAAAGCGAAACCATTTTATTGGAGTAAATATTTTTGCTCAGTAACATCTACTCATGTCAGCAGGCATGGCGACAGTATTTCCTCCTATAGTTCATTCAGCAGAGACATCCCCACTATTTTAGACTGTACATGAAAAAATAGTGAATTTTGTTGAAATTGACATTTGTAAAATATAGATAAGCGACAGTACAGTATGTACACAAACCTCAGTTGCTAAAACAAAGTCATGTTGAGAAGGTAAGGGACATAATACAATGGATTTGGACCAAGGTGACGATCCTACtgctaaaacacaaacaaagagaggaaacactgtGACAGATCTTGATATTTACCCAGATGCCTTTTTAAGTTAAGACAGTACACATTATGGatcacagctgctgtttgttttcaacaaACTTAACTAACTAAATGCCCCCTGTTCACTTCATGTTAGCCACAAATTCCTCGCCCTTCTTGATTGAACCCTTCAGCTCGCCCATGGCGTCGGCGACCAGCTTCTCCTCGAAGGCGGACAGCTTGCCCAGCCCAAGGTTCTTCTCAATGCCGTTCTTCCCCAGGAGGAGAGGTGTGGAGAAGTACTTGCACTCAGTCTCCTCGGATCTGACATAGGCGCACTCCACAACGCCTTCCTTTCCATTCATGGCATCCAGGACGGAGAAGGTGAAGCGGGCACCTGCGTAGGCCATGGAGAGGGTGGCAGATCCAGCTCCAGCCTTGGCCTTCACCACCTCTGTGCCGGCGTCCTGGATCCTGGCTGTCAGGGCAGACAGCTGGTCAGCGGGGAACTCTACTTTGGGTGTGCACTGGGAGATCAGGGGGATGATGGTCACTCCTGCGTGACCTCCAATGACTGGTACATTGACACGGGCCGGGTCAAGGCCTTTAAGCTCTGCAACGAAGGCGTTAGCTCTGACAATGTCAAGGGTGGTGACACCAAACACCTTGTTGGGGTTGTAGACGCCATACTTCTTCATGATCTCTGATGTAATGGGGATGGTGGAGTTGACGGGGTTGGCGATAATGCACACGATGGCCTCGGGGCAGTTGCGGGCGCAGGCATCGGCCAAGGTGGCTACGATGGTGGCGTTGGTGTTGAAGAGGTCGTCGCGGGTCATGCCGGGTTTCCTGGGCACACCGGCGGGGATCACCACGACGTCGCAGCCCTGCAGGGCAGCATCCAGCTGGTCGGGACCCATGTGGCCGGTGACTTGGGCCCGGGTCTCGATGTGGCTGAGGTCGGCGGCCACCCCGGGTGTGTGGGCGATATCAAAGAGGGAGAGCTGACTCACCAGGGGGCTGTTCTTGAGCAGCAGGGACAGCGGCTGGCCTATTCCGCCCGACGCTCCTAGCACCGCCACCTTGGCGTTGTTCTGAGACGAGGTGGACAAGCTCCGGGCCAAGCCGACGGTGGGTCTCACTGCGCGGGAGAACATGTTGTTTCTGCTCCTGCTTCACGGACTTGGAAGAAAACTGGAAACTGTGCTGTGAGCCCCTTTACCTCTGTGACACCAACGTCCTCTAGCCACGAGCGAACAGGAAGACGCGTGAACTGTCATGCGTAGAACATAAAGGGCGTACGAGTTTTACGTCACACCTGCGTCATCGCGCAGCGTCACGTCGTCGCCGTCGTTTTTATCGCAGCTCCTTTTCTCGcggaggaaaacaaaagccaGCGAACAGTGGAAGTGGGAGAATTAGCATCGGAGATTAGCCCCTGTCACACGGAGTGCAGCTGTCGAGCAGCGCAGCTCGGTGAAATCTCACGGTACGTGTCCGCAGTTTGTGATGCCCCCCCCCTCGCTGCCATGCTAAAATACGCTAACGCCGTCATTTGAACTCCGTCTATTTGCTGGAGTGAGCGCTACCCCCTAGCCTAGCTAGCGTTAGCTACAACAGGTCTCATTGTTGTGGTGGAGAATCCCCCCTCTGTGCTCTGTGACCGGGGCTTGTATTTGTAACGCTAACGACAAAcgccttgttttttttgtttttttagcagcTAGCTAACCTTAGCCAAACAAGTAGCTGTCACCAGTGGTGTGAGTATCAGGTCGTTAGCTGTTGACTTCACCTCAGCACCGTTAGCTGTGTCCATCACTAGCCCTGTCATTAGGCCTGATGGGTTAGCTCCAACTTACAGTTAGCTGTGGTCAGTAAACAGAGCAGCCCTTTGTTCCACACACTTGAATACCATCCTATGTCTAAGTTGCTGCTAACATGTAGCTAATCCGTTTTAACATCAGGCTTAGGGTGCTAACTGTCACATGATGTGAACGGGTTGTTCGTCATTAATGTTTACATAAGGGATAAGTTGATGTGTGCTTTCACAGATGTTCTTTTATCAAGGACGGACTGTAAACAACTGTCTTTTCACCTTGTCTTTTCACAGTGTCGAGTTTGAAGGTTCACCAGTAGCTCTCCTAATGATACATCAGCACTAAGGCGACTTTCAGTAAGTATCAAGTAGCATCATCTTTGTTTGTCTCAAATTACATACAGATTAAATGTGATCATAGCATCAGCCGGAAGAATACTTTaatttcaacaacaaaataaagataTCATGATAATAGCCTTAGAATAGAGCTCatttcaacacaaagtacagaGTGCTGCACAACCAGAAAATAAATGGTTAAACACAAAGTGTTACACAAAGaacaaatgcaaaagaaaatcagaagtatagaaataaaattcagGAATATGtcgtctgtaaaaaaaatgtacgtAGCCGAGACTTAAAAGAAGCTATAGTGTCAGGCAGCCTTATTTTCTCAAGCAATTCATTCAGGGACTGTAAACTATGATCTACGCAGTCAAGTATAAGAATCTGGCATAAAATTTAAGATCCTGGGAACTGATGAGTGAGGTATAATGTGTTGCTATAAGCTAGGATCTTACCTGTTCAAGTATAacaatgaaatgtaaacttgatAAGTGTTGACTTAAGATGGAGCTTCTTTAAAGGGCACAACAAAACTACcaccacaataataataatcttgaAAAGTATTTAATGAATAATgctaattaaaatataataattgttCAAGCATGCCCACAATAACCATAATGTAAAATTGTGCCCTTTCCTCAGTACTTGCTAAGGATGGCTAGCTGTGGGGAGGTAGACCACTCTGTGAGCTCGCTTCCATCCAGTAAGAAAGGTAGCAACAGTGGTGGTGGAAGCGGTAACAGCGCAGATTCTTCATGCTCTGGCTCCAGCACTTCATCCCCAGCCCTGCCTGTACCGGAGTGTGCCATCTGTCTGCAGAGCTGCGTCCACCCAGTCCAGCTGCCATGCCATCATgtcttctgtttcctgtgtgtgaagGGAGCATCCTGGCAGAGCAAACGCTGTGCTCTCTGCAGACAGGAAGTACCTGATGACTTCCTGGAACGGCCTACACTGCTCTCTCCTGAGGAGCTGAAAGCATCGGCGGGAGGTCGAGGTGGCACAGCAAGCGATCACGCCTGGTATTATGAGGGCCGTAACGGTTGGTGGCAGTATGACGAGCGAACCAGCCGTGAGCTGGAGGACGCTTTCTCCAAGGGCaagaaaacagctgaaatgCTAATTGCTGGTTTTTTGTATGTAGCTGACTTGGAGAACATGGTGCAGTACAGGCGCAATGAGCATGGTCGTAGACGGAAGATGAAGAGGGACGTTTTGGATATCCCAAAAAAGGGTGTGGCTGGACTGCGTTTTGACACTGAAGTTGTTACAGGAGCCATTGGGGCAGCAGGTCGAGAAAACTCTGCTGATGGGGCTGATACCACAGTAGCAGGTGCACAACAGCCAGTTACAGGTATCTCCTCTACTCTAACTGCCCCTCCAGCCCCAGCCAGACCTCCTACCTCCCTTGGAGGTCAGCCTGGCACCAGCACTAGCCCATCTCTGGAGGATGCCCTCTCCCAGCTGCAAATCAGTCCCGGGCCCACACCCTCTGTTGAGCGGTCTGAGCctggggaaggagaggaggaagatgaggaggaggaggcctcaCCCTCCAGGTCCTCTGATCCTCTCACATCTGTGGACGAGTCTGGCTCCGGAGACTGGAgcgatgatgaggaagaggaggatgaagaagaggaagggggagaTGGAGAGCGTGCAGAGCCCTGGGAGGATAGGCCGCAGAGGCAAAGACTGAATCCAGGGGACAGAGCCCCTCCTGGTGCAgagtcttcctctctctcgtcCAGTAGCAATGGAAGGTCCAGAATGCCTGATGGCCAGTGTACAGTGACTGAAGTGTGAAGTCTTCACTGTAACTGTTCCATTCCACTAATTTATTCCTGGCTTTATGTCGTCCTTCACTCAGTCACAGATtggatgtgggtggatgtgggTAGGAAATGTActctttcaaaaacaaacaagatcaTGTTTTTAGGTAAACAACAAAATTTTAGCTGGCAAATATTTTGGCTCACAATAATCTGAATCAATCTGTATGAGTTGTTTGTAAATCTCATCTCATGTTTACCCAGCCAGTAGAAGCAATGTTGGGTTTCACTTTCAAACACTGATCATTGTACTGAGACATGAGCTACAGCTTGGTAAACATGCAGATGAATACAGCATGTTGTTTTGAACTGCGGTGTTCAACTGCCATCCGGTTGCTCACTTTAAACCATTTGGATGTAGGCATATCAGGTATGTTCATCTTACATCCCAGACAAGTGGAGATATAAAGATGAAAGTAATGCAACAACCTAGataatgttgtgtttaaatATATGATCTATCACCCAGAAGGCCTGTGAGAGTCCCACCCTGATCTGTGACGTGCAGTGAAAGAAGGTATAAATGGGGGATGTTACTCATGGAAACGGAGCTGTGTCATTTTACATTGTCGTGAACGGCTGCATTCTTAATCATCTACACTTTTAACTCTCTCCGCTAACATAGCAAGCAGAAGCAGGCTTGTTGGAGCTCAAGGTCATCTGACTAGTCTCCGAAAGAAGTTAATCCTTAATGAATTGTTCCCAACCTCTGCCTAAATAACTTCCTTACTTCAGATTGAACTGATTGAGGTTTGTTTCCTCT
Above is a genomic segment from Hippoglossus stenolepis isolate QCI-W04-F060 chromosome 8, HSTE1.2, whole genome shotgun sequence containing:
- the mdh2 gene encoding malate dehydrogenase, mitochondrial; the protein is MFSRAVRPTVGLARSLSTSSQNNAKVAVLGASGGIGQPLSLLLKNSPLVSQLSLFDIAHTPGVAADLSHIETRAQVTGHMGPDQLDAALQGCDVVVIPAGVPRKPGMTRDDLFNTNATIVATLADACARNCPEAIVCIIANPVNSTIPITSEIMKKYGVYNPNKVFGVTTLDIVRANAFVAELKGLDPARVNVPVIGGHAGVTIIPLISQCTPKVEFPADQLSALTARIQDAGTEVVKAKAGAGSATLSMAYAGARFTFSVLDAMNGKEGVVECAYVRSEETECKYFSTPLLLGKNGIEKNLGLGKLSAFEEKLVADAMGELKGSIKKGEEFVANMK
- the LOC118113562 gene encoding E3 ubiquitin-protein ligase rnf146, with amino-acid sequence MASCGEVDHSVSSLPSSKKGSNSGGGSGNSADSSCSGSSTSSPALPVPECAICLQSCVHPVQLPCHHVFCFLCVKGASWQSKRCALCRQEVPDDFLERPTLLSPEELKASAGGRGGTASDHAWYYEGRNGWWQYDERTSRELEDAFSKGKKTAEMLIAGFLYVADLENMVQYRRNEHGRRRKMKRDVLDIPKKGVAGLRFDTEVVTGAIGAAGRENSADGADTTVAGAQQPVTGISSTLTAPPAPARPPTSLGGQPGTSTSPSLEDALSQLQISPGPTPSVERSEPGEGEEEDEEEEASPSRSSDPLTSVDESGSGDWSDDEEEEDEEEEGGDGERAEPWEDRPQRQRLNPGDRAPPGAESSSLSSSSNGRSRMPDGQCTVTEV